In the genome of Candidatus Nanopelagicales bacterium, one region contains:
- the xdhB gene encoding xanthine dehydrogenase molybdopterin binding subunit has product MTASAVGTGVAFPAQVDRVGVEQPHEAAHQHVAGAAPYTDDVPVVAGTLHAALGLSPVANGRIVGLDLAEMQGMPGVVAVLTAADIPGANECGPIVADDPVLAELAFGPDGTVEGRVRYVGQPVLVVVARTRDQARAAAALARTAVTIEPEPPVLTAREAHRRGDYVIPPMHMARGDSAAALAAAPHRLTGSLRLGGQEHLYLESQVAYAVPQEDGGMHVLCSTQHPSEMQHAVGGVLGVPVNHVQVTCRRMGGGFGGKESQSAQFACIAALGAWILGVPVKVRPDRDEDVQVTGKRHAVESDWEVGFDDDGRILALSATMLADGGHSADLSGPVMTRALCHVDNAYWLPDVSVDAYCARTNKQSSTAFRGFGGPQGALTIESVIDDIARHLGLDPLVVRRNNFYGVDERNVTPYGMTVPDNVIADLVDRLVEESDYEERRAGVARFNESSPVLKRGIALTPVKFGISFNLSHLNQAGALVHVYTDGTALVNHGGTEMGQGLNTKVAQVVAHELGLPLERVRATATDTQKVPNTSATAASSGADLNGRAAQNAAIRIRDRLVAFAVERYSVAADDVELANGLVRAGDRTMPFAQFVKAAYEARVQLWSDGFYATPGLHWDFERVQGRPFFYFSYGAAVSEVLLDTLTGEHRVLRADLLHDVGASLNPAIDRGQIEGAYVQGVGWLTQEELWWHPETGALATFSPSTYKIPAVHDLPPDLRVSLWESPNTSDTVHRSKAVGEPPLLLSFSAFLALRDAVAALGPPGCLPPLRAPTTPEALLEAIDAVRA; this is encoded by the coding sequence ATGACCGCGTCGGCCGTGGGGACCGGTGTCGCGTTCCCGGCGCAGGTGGACCGGGTCGGTGTCGAGCAGCCGCACGAGGCGGCTCACCAGCACGTCGCAGGCGCGGCGCCGTACACCGACGACGTGCCCGTCGTGGCCGGCACCCTGCACGCCGCCCTCGGTCTGTCGCCGGTGGCGAACGGCCGGATCGTCGGGCTGGACCTGGCGGAGATGCAGGGGATGCCGGGCGTCGTCGCGGTGCTGACCGCCGCGGACATCCCCGGCGCCAACGAGTGCGGGCCGATCGTGGCCGACGACCCGGTGCTCGCAGAGCTGGCCTTCGGTCCCGACGGGACGGTCGAGGGGCGGGTCCGCTACGTCGGCCAGCCGGTCCTCGTCGTCGTCGCACGCACGCGTGACCAGGCCCGGGCCGCCGCCGCGCTGGCCCGCACCGCGGTCACCATCGAGCCCGAGCCGCCGGTCCTCACGGCGCGCGAGGCGCACCGGCGCGGCGATTACGTCATCCCGCCGATGCACATGGCCCGGGGCGACAGCGCGGCCGCGCTGGCCGCGGCGCCGCACCGTCTCACCGGCTCGCTGCGGCTCGGCGGCCAGGAGCACCTCTACCTCGAGAGCCAGGTCGCGTACGCGGTTCCGCAGGAGGACGGCGGGATGCACGTGCTGTGCAGCACGCAGCACCCCAGCGAGATGCAGCACGCGGTGGGCGGCGTCCTCGGCGTCCCCGTCAACCACGTCCAGGTCACCTGCCGGCGGATGGGCGGCGGGTTCGGCGGCAAGGAGTCGCAGAGCGCGCAGTTCGCCTGCATCGCGGCCCTGGGTGCGTGGATCCTCGGCGTCCCCGTCAAGGTACGCCCCGACCGGGACGAGGACGTCCAGGTCACCGGCAAGCGGCACGCCGTCGAGTCGGACTGGGAGGTCGGCTTCGACGACGACGGCCGCATCCTCGCGCTGTCCGCCACGATGCTCGCCGACGGCGGCCACTCGGCCGACCTGTCCGGCCCGGTCATGACGCGGGCCCTGTGCCACGTGGACAACGCCTACTGGCTGCCCGACGTCAGCGTGGACGCATACTGCGCGCGCACCAACAAGCAGAGCAGCACGGCCTTCCGCGGTTTCGGCGGCCCACAGGGTGCCCTGACCATCGAGTCAGTCATCGACGACATCGCCCGTCACCTCGGCCTGGACCCGTTGGTGGTGCGGCGCAACAACTTCTACGGCGTCGACGAGCGCAACGTCACGCCGTACGGCATGACGGTGCCCGACAACGTCATCGCCGACCTGGTAGACCGCCTCGTCGAGGAGTCGGACTACGAGGAACGACGGGCCGGGGTCGCGCGCTTCAACGAGTCCAGCCCGGTGCTCAAGCGCGGCATCGCCCTGACCCCGGTGAAGTTCGGCATCTCGTTCAACCTGTCCCACCTCAACCAGGCAGGCGCGCTCGTGCACGTCTACACCGACGGCACCGCGCTGGTGAACCACGGTGGCACCGAGATGGGGCAGGGGCTCAACACCAAGGTCGCCCAGGTGGTGGCGCACGAGCTCGGGCTCCCCCTGGAGCGGGTCCGCGCGACCGCCACCGACACCCAGAAGGTGCCCAACACCTCGGCGACCGCGGCGTCCAGCGGCGCGGACCTCAACGGCCGCGCGGCCCAGAACGCCGCGATCCGCATCAGGGACCGGCTCGTCGCGTTCGCGGTGGAGCGCTACTCCGTCGCTGCCGACGACGTCGAGCTCGCGAACGGCCTGGTCCGGGCGGGCGACCGGACGATGCCCTTCGCGCAGTTCGTGAAGGCGGCGTACGAAGCCCGGGTCCAGCTGTGGAGCGACGGCTTCTACGCCACCCCGGGGCTGCACTGGGACTTCGAGCGCGTCCAGGGCCGGCCGTTCTTCTACTTCAGCTACGGGGCTGCCGTCAGCGAGGTGCTCCTGGACACCCTCACCGGCGAGCACCGGGTACTGCGGGCCGACCTGCTGCACGACGTCGGTGCGTCGCTGAACCCGGCCATCGACCGCGGGCAGATCGAGGGCGCCTACGTCCAGGGCGTCGGCTGGCTGACCCAGGAGGAGCTGTGGTGGCATCCGGAGACGGGGGCCTTGGCGACCTTCTCGCCGAGCACCTACAAGATCCCTGCGGTGCACGACCTGCCTCCTGACCTGCGGGTCAGCCTGTGGGAGTCGCCCAACACCTCCGACACGGTGCACCGCAGCAAGGCGGTCGGCGAGCCGCCGTTGTTGTTGTCCTTCAGTGCCTTCCTCGCGCTTCGTGACGCGGTGGCCGCTCTGGGTCCGCCGGGCTGCCTGCCCCCGCTCCGGGCTCCGACGACGCCCGAGGCCCTGCTCGAGGCGATCGACGCCGTCCGAGCCTGA
- the xdhA gene encoding xanthine dehydrogenase small subunit yields MTEHVLGAGAASSVVGSRPIRFVHDGGIRSVEGIPSTTTVLAWLREQQARTGTKEGCNEGDCGACTVLVGRLAGSRDDPGGRWVELSAVNSCLAYLPTLDGAALLTVEDLGGDHPAQQALVAEHGSQCGFCTPGFVMSMAATHQRARRTGVTPTHAQIEDDLAGNLCRCTGYRPILAAAHRMLDDPAPGIDTAPLVPLLEQLESDPPLHYGGPPAFHAPRTVADLAATLAAHPDATLLAGGTDVGIWTNKHGRALAGIVWLGAVPELASVEDGPDGLHIGAGVSLEDGWAALTQRWPQLYEMGSRFASRPVREAGTLVGNLANGSPIGDTAPVLIALDASLVLHRAGEERTVPLESFYLDYMRTDLRPGELVRCVVVPPPDPDLRLRAYKVAKRYDSDISAVSAGLALRVRDGAVADARFAFGGMAATVRRAARAERAVVGRPWTEETVHDAQVALADDFVPMTDLRASAGYRARGAAALLERFWLETREVDPVPESALSVWGAS; encoded by the coding sequence ATGACCGAGCACGTCCTCGGTGCGGGGGCTGCCTCCTCCGTCGTCGGCTCCCGCCCGATCCGGTTCGTGCACGACGGCGGGATCCGCAGCGTCGAGGGGATCCCGTCGACCACCACGGTCCTGGCCTGGCTGCGCGAGCAGCAGGCGCGTACGGGGACCAAGGAGGGCTGCAACGAGGGCGACTGCGGCGCCTGCACCGTCCTGGTCGGTCGGCTCGCCGGGTCGCGGGACGACCCCGGTGGCCGGTGGGTCGAGCTGAGCGCCGTCAACTCCTGCCTGGCCTACCTGCCCACCCTCGACGGCGCCGCGCTGCTGACCGTGGAGGACCTCGGCGGCGACCATCCCGCACAGCAGGCCCTGGTCGCGGAGCACGGCTCCCAGTGCGGGTTCTGCACCCCCGGCTTCGTGATGTCGATGGCGGCGACGCACCAGCGGGCGCGCCGCACCGGGGTGACCCCCACGCACGCGCAGATCGAGGACGACCTGGCCGGGAACCTGTGCCGCTGCACCGGCTACCGCCCCATCCTGGCCGCGGCGCACCGCATGCTCGACGACCCTGCGCCGGGCATCGACACGGCCCCGCTCGTCCCGCTGCTGGAGCAGCTGGAGTCCGACCCGCCGCTGCACTACGGCGGGCCGCCGGCCTTCCACGCGCCCCGTACGGTCGCGGACCTGGCCGCCACCCTGGCCGCGCACCCGGACGCGACCCTGCTCGCCGGCGGAACCGACGTCGGCATCTGGACCAACAAGCACGGCCGGGCCCTGGCCGGGATCGTCTGGCTGGGGGCCGTCCCCGAGCTGGCGTCGGTCGAGGACGGCCCCGACGGGCTGCACATCGGCGCGGGCGTCTCCCTGGAGGACGGGTGGGCCGCCCTGACGCAGCGCTGGCCCCAGCTGTACGAGATGGGCTCGAGGTTCGCCTCCCGCCCTGTCCGCGAGGCCGGGACCCTCGTCGGCAACCTCGCCAACGGCTCCCCCATCGGCGACACCGCGCCCGTGCTGATCGCGCTGGACGCCTCGCTGGTGCTGCACCGGGCGGGGGAGGAGCGCACGGTCCCGCTGGAGTCGTTCTACCTCGACTACATGCGCACTGACCTGCGCCCGGGGGAGCTCGTGCGCTGCGTGGTCGTCCCCCCGCCCGACCCCGACCTGCGGCTGCGCGCCTACAAGGTGGCCAAGCGGTACGACAGCGACATCTCCGCGGTCTCCGCGGGGCTCGCGCTGCGGGTCCGCGACGGCGCCGTCGCCGACGCCCGCTTCGCATTCGGCGGCATGGCCGCGACGGTGCGCCGGGCCGCTCGGGCCGAGCGCGCGGTCGTGGGCCGGCCGTGGACCGAGGAGACCGTGCACGACGCCCAGGTCGCGCTGGCCGACGACTTCGTCCCGATGACGGACCTGCGGGCGTCCGCCGGCTACCGGGCCCGCGGCGCCGCGGCCCTGCTCGAGCGCTTCTGGCTGGAGACCCGCGAGGTCGACCCGGTCCCGGAGTCGGCCCTGAGCGTCTGGGGGGCGTCATGA
- a CDS encoding AAA family ATPase, with translation MLVGREDERDRLRDVLDRAASGRAGALLLIGEPGIGKTSLLDAAEADAEASGFTVVRTTALQAESGINGSGLSSLTMALTGRVAGDVDVGPWPLLQALAGVAESGPLAVFVDDVHWLDDVSLTSLGFAVRRLLADPVAVVMAARPEIDRRPELVDVPRLWVGPLADDDAVAVLALASPSTPPDVALGIAHALGNVPLALVEAPDLLAADVLAGRVPLDLPIPVGPSVRERYARGVADLEPDVRRALVLAAADDSDDPTVLVAALGRRGLGLDTLLPAEAAGLVVLGPGVAFRHPLVRSAVHADATADERREAHRVLAEEYHDRGDLSRYARHASDATVGADPVLAEALEREAGILAGSSSGALAASVAERAATLSATPADRWRRLTLAAELYPATEAGARRAWQVIEGADDADLVARAVLALSDQDIYSERAAVLLDDVLDRPLSPDVEQRALASRIWSALQEDDLPTLRRLADRTFDRAADGAPGAGPSWRLCFAIGSAYTSRGEHREAATWLRRARDLSDPLGAEGVPVGDLFDWATVTGWLGEDPMAHRARISAACRRWRRIADPLSVIAAEVLSSEMARRDGLWERAVAHAEAGLSLGPIAGTLYGSAGHRLAAVTAARGERERTDRAIRETERVFELSGMRSERHWVDYTYGLLGLTLGDLDAAMTRLERLRGARLLGRGARDAVANGLALLVEAYAGAGRPSDAREVARELGDWLDGIVDRYGLALVHRVHAVAGGDDPEVHFRAALAEHDRSDEPFEAARTRLLYGEWLRRSRQPSAAREHLRAALEAFDAVRAGPWAERARRELAAAGESPRGTVPPPGPAGEELTAQELRVAMAVADGMSNAEVAAALFLSVKTVEFHLTRVYRKLGVRSRGGVARALSGSGAVA, from the coding sequence GTGCTGGTCGGCCGCGAGGACGAGCGGGACCGCCTGCGCGACGTACTCGACCGCGCTGCGTCCGGACGCGCCGGCGCGCTGCTGCTGATCGGCGAGCCCGGCATCGGCAAGACCTCCCTGCTCGACGCGGCCGAGGCCGATGCCGAGGCCAGCGGCTTCACGGTCGTGCGCACCACCGCGCTGCAGGCCGAGTCCGGTATCAACGGGTCCGGGCTCAGCTCGCTCACCATGGCCCTGACCGGCCGCGTGGCGGGCGACGTGGACGTCGGTCCCTGGCCGCTGCTCCAGGCGCTCGCCGGCGTCGCCGAGTCCGGCCCCCTCGCGGTGTTCGTCGACGACGTGCACTGGCTGGACGACGTGTCGCTGACGTCGCTGGGCTTCGCGGTCCGCAGGCTGCTGGCGGACCCGGTGGCGGTGGTGATGGCCGCGCGTCCGGAGATCGACCGCAGACCCGAGCTGGTCGACGTGCCCCGGCTTTGGGTCGGCCCCCTGGCCGACGACGACGCGGTCGCGGTCCTGGCCCTGGCGTCCCCCAGCACTCCCCCGGACGTGGCCCTCGGCATCGCGCACGCCCTCGGCAACGTCCCGCTCGCCCTGGTGGAGGCCCCGGACCTGCTGGCCGCGGACGTGCTGGCGGGGCGGGTCCCGCTGGACCTGCCGATCCCGGTGGGCCCGTCCGTGCGCGAGCGCTACGCGCGCGGCGTGGCGGACCTCGAGCCGGACGTACGCCGGGCCCTGGTGCTGGCGGCGGCCGACGACTCCGACGACCCGACCGTGCTCGTCGCCGCGCTCGGTCGTCGGGGCCTGGGCCTGGACACGCTGCTGCCCGCGGAGGCGGCGGGCCTGGTGGTGCTCGGACCGGGCGTGGCGTTCCGCCACCCGTTGGTGCGGTCCGCGGTCCATGCCGATGCGACCGCCGACGAACGACGTGAGGCGCACCGGGTGCTCGCGGAGGAGTACCACGACCGAGGGGACCTGTCCCGCTACGCCCGGCACGCGTCCGACGCGACGGTCGGCGCCGACCCGGTCCTGGCCGAGGCCCTGGAGCGGGAGGCGGGGATCCTCGCCGGGTCCAGCAGCGGCGCGCTGGCCGCGTCCGTCGCGGAGCGGGCCGCGACCCTCAGCGCCACGCCCGCGGACCGCTGGCGCCGGCTCACCCTGGCCGCGGAGCTCTACCCGGCCACCGAGGCCGGCGCGCGACGGGCCTGGCAGGTCATCGAGGGCGCCGACGACGCCGACCTGGTGGCCCGGGCGGTGCTGGCGCTCAGCGACCAGGACATCTACAGCGAGCGGGCCGCCGTCCTGCTCGACGACGTGTTGGACCGGCCGTTGTCCCCCGACGTCGAACAGCGGGCGCTCGCCAGCCGGATCTGGTCCGCGCTGCAGGAGGACGACCTGCCGACCCTGCGCCGGCTGGCCGACCGCACGTTCGACCGGGCCGCGGACGGCGCACCGGGGGCCGGGCCGTCCTGGCGGCTGTGCTTCGCCATCGGCTCCGCGTACACCTCCCGGGGGGAGCACCGGGAGGCGGCCACCTGGCTGCGACGGGCGCGCGACCTCAGCGACCCGCTCGGGGCCGAGGGCGTGCCCGTGGGCGACCTGTTCGACTGGGCCACGGTCACCGGGTGGCTGGGCGAGGACCCGATGGCGCACCGGGCTCGGATCTCCGCGGCCTGCCGGCGCTGGCGACGCATCGCCGACCCCCTGTCGGTGATCGCCGCCGAGGTGCTGTCCTCGGAGATGGCCCGTCGGGACGGCCTGTGGGAGCGCGCGGTGGCGCACGCCGAGGCGGGCCTGTCGCTGGGCCCGATCGCGGGCACGCTGTACGGCAGCGCCGGGCACCGGCTCGCCGCCGTGACCGCCGCCCGCGGCGAGCGCGAGCGCACCGACCGCGCGATCCGCGAGACCGAGCGGGTCTTCGAGCTGTCCGGGATGCGCTCGGAACGGCACTGGGTGGACTACACGTACGGCCTGCTCGGGCTGACCCTGGGCGATCTGGACGCGGCGATGACCCGGCTGGAGCGGCTGCGTGGCGCCCGGCTGCTCGGCCGCGGCGCCCGCGACGCCGTCGCCAACGGGCTGGCTCTGCTGGTGGAGGCGTACGCCGGCGCCGGTCGGCCCTCCGACGCGCGGGAGGTCGCGCGCGAGCTCGGCGACTGGCTGGACGGCATCGTGGACCGGTACGGGCTCGCCCTCGTCCACCGGGTGCACGCCGTCGCGGGCGGCGACGACCCCGAGGTCCACTTCCGGGCCGCGCTGGCCGAGCACGACCGGTCCGACGAGCCGTTCGAGGCCGCCCGCACCCGGCTGCTGTACGGGGAGTGGCTGCGCCGGTCCCGGCAGCCGTCCGCGGCCCGCGAGCACCTGCGGGCGGCGCTGGAGGCGTTCGACGCGGTGCGGGCCGGTCCGTGGGCCGAGCGGGCGCGCCGCGAGCTCGCCGCGGCCGGCGAGTCACCCCGGGGGACGGTGCCTCCGCCGGGTCCCGCGGGCGAGGAGCTGACCGCGCAGGAGCTGCGGGTGGCCATGGCGGTCGCCGACGGCATGAGCAACGCCGAGGTGGCGGCCGCGCTGTTCCTCAGCGTGAAGACCGTGGAGTTCCACCTGACCCGGGTGTACCGCAAGCTCGGGGTGCGTTCGCGCGGCGGTGTCGCCCGGGCCCTGAGCGGGTCCGGCGCGGTGGCCTGA